The following nucleotide sequence is from Mucilaginibacter sp. cycad4.
TGATAAGCTTTATTCCCAATATTTTGGGCTCGAGAATGGAACTCAAGCATTTTAACGGATCAAACGCCGTGGAGGCGATCATGAAACCTGCCTGGCTTGACGGTAGCTTTAAATCTCCAAAAATTGACTTTAAAGGAGACATACCCGGAAAAATCGCGAAAAGTGTAATAAATGAATTTAATGAGGTAGACAGTTCGTTGCTTCAGGTGATCTGTTATTCGGTTGAGGAAAAAGTAATTGAAAAAAACAAGGAGAATCAATCAAATCCATATGAGTTCACTGAAGATGAGTTTAATACCGAAGTAAATCTCGGGCAAATTCTTGATACTTTTTATCTTACCCAAACCGGCAAGTTAGGTGATGCGGCGGAGGTGGATTTTGCACGGCAGGTGATTGAAGATCACTTTGTTGAAAAAGGGGAACGGGTTGGCTTATCGAGAAATCAATTACTTAACAGGCTAAACGAAAATACTGCACTCTTAGAGAAATTATTGAATGCCCGTTTAATCAGAGAAGAAGAAACCGGCAGGGGGGCACGATATGAACTTATTCATGATAAGTTAATAGCTACAGTTCAAAAGCGTAAGGACATCAGGGAAAGGGAAGTTAAGTACAGGGAGAGGATAGAAGAGCAGGAATTAAAAAGAAGAGAGGAAGAGGAAAAAAGAAAAGAAGAGGAATTGAGAAGAGCGGCCCGTGCCAGATTAATTTCAAGGATTTATATATTGGGCTTTGCATCTGCGGTTACTGTTGCCATGGGTTTCATTTTTTATTTTATTGCAGGCAGCTCAATCAATAGCATACTCAACGATAGGGCAAATGACGCGTATGTTCACAACAATCATTACCTGGCTTTTTTATACGCTAATAAATTAAGAAGTAATATTTATTACAGTTCTGAAAAAGGAAAAGATATTCAGGCTTTTGACAAGAAATTTCTCTACGATATCTCAGGAGGCGATGAAGTTGTTACGGTTGATAGCGTAACCGTAGCCGTTCATTATACTGACAATACCATTTACATCTGGAAAATTAACGACGCCTGTATAAAAGGACGGGGGAAGCTGGTACTTGATACAATAATAAATAGTGCGATGAACATGATTGTTTCTAAGGTAGGGCGCTTTGCCGCTTATAGAGACACCAGCGGTTTGATCAATGTTTATGATATCCAGCAGAGAAAGAACTCTTTTGTTAAGGGCTCCAGGCTAAATTCTGTATCTTTTGGTAATAACCCATTAATCAGTAGTAATATAGCCGATTTTAAGATGGATTTTTTAGATAAATCCCCGTGGCTTGCGTTTATGAACGTTGATGGAAATTTCAAGATATATGATGCAGGCAGAAAAAAACTGCTGGGTTATATTTATCTGAGCTATGAAAATAAATACCAAAGTAAAGATATAAAGGATCTTTTTCTTTATTCGCCGGGATCTAACTATATCCTTACCCGCAAACCGAAATCAAAAAAAATTAATTTTTGGGATATGACAGGTAAGATAGTGGATAAAAATCTTGTTAAAAATGTTGAAAACGCATTTGCAACATCAAAAAAAGGACTTTTTGCATATATCAGGAAGGATCATAAAGTTTTTTTATACGATATCACATCATTAGATAATTTGAACCGGGATAATTCAGAACTAATCGCATCCAATGTTGAAACAATGATACCCTCAAAGGATGGTTCAAAAGCAATTTTCTTTTTTAAAGGGAAATTAATGGTTTATGATTTTGAACAGAAACGGTTTGATACGAGGTTTAATCAAAATACTAAACTTTATCAAAGGTTTAAGAGTGTGAAATTTAACTCGAATCTGATCCGGTGGACAGAATCGGGCGATAAATTTACGTTAAATATTCTTTCCAGTCCTGTAATCATTGATTTAGCGAAGGCTACTTCATTTCGGATGTTCAATGATAAAGACACCTCTGTGATACTGGATTCCAGGCTAAATAACTATGTTATTAGTGAAGATGAAGAACGCTATGCTTATATAAACCAAAAAGGATATCTTATTATAAAAGCCGTAGATAGCGAGGCATCTAAAATAGCAGATAAACGCTGGCGAATATTTAATCAAGATTCAATCTGGAGCTCACGGAGCCTTTTTACCCTTGACCAGCTTTGTAGGTTCAGCTCATCGGGTAAATATTTTGCATTTATTAAACCGGGGGTAACAAACAAGTTAACGATTGTGAATTTAATTACCGGCGAGGAAAAGGTTCAAAACTATCCTGTAAAGAAGATTGGGCGATATTTTACGGATAGTTATATCCAGGTAGCAAGCACGTTTGACAATGCGGGAGGCATAGTGTTCATAAATGATATTGTAAGAAACAGAAATTATTACAAAACAATTTTCCCCGAGCTGACAAAAGGAACTGAAAAATTAATAAACTTAAAATAATTGAGATGAATGATTTTTATAATGGTTACCAGGAAGCCTTTTTAGGTGTTGAGATAAAGCTTCCGGAGCATGGGGCATATAAAGAAGTTATCGCTCCCGCCGAAGATAGCACCGATGGCGTAGTTAAGTATGTTAATTATAGCCTTATACTGTCTACATTACGGCGCTTCCCAATTTTTACCGCTTCAAATATAGACGGGGCTCAATTTCAAAAAGCGCCACGTAAGGATAATTGGAGAACAGACAGCAGAGTAGCAAAAGAACATCAATGGGGCCCTGAACTTTACAAGGCTGCGAACAGCGATTTTGATAAAGGGCACATGACAAAAAGAGAAGACGTTCAATGGGGACCTACAATTGCATTGGCAAGCCTTGCAGCAGATTCTACATTTTATTATACCAATGCGGTTCCGCAACATGCCGATCTTAATCAAAAGGTATGGAGAAGCCTGGAGGATTATATTCTTCACACCGAAACCCGAGGAAACAATTTACGGGTTGCGGTTTTTACCGGCCCGGTTTTGCACGAAAAAGACCCGGAATTTGTAACCGAAATTAACGGGCAAAAGCTTCAGATCCCGGTGATTTTTTGGAAGATTGTTTATTTTAAAAAAGCTGACGGTGAATTTTACCGGGCTGGGTTTATGATGAGCCAAAATTCGCTATTGCTTAAAGATGGGATTATTAAAGAACGCATGGAGTTTGAACTGAGGAGTGAAGAAGATATTTTCATGGATTTTGAGGATGCAGATACCTACCAGGTGAACGTTGGAACCATTGAATCTTTGACAAAATTGCATTTTGAACCAGCGATAGAACCATTTACAGATAACAGGAAAATTAAATTGATCTTAAAAGAAATAGACGTACATGAATCGTTTCTTGAAAGTTCCAACGTTCAACAGGAGTTGGGGTTTGCAATTGACAATTTATTACTTTAATGCAAACTGGACTGGATTTCTTGAAATATATTGCGGATTAAAAAAACGTAAAAACAAGAACCGGACGAGTTCAGAATTATCGGACCCATCCAGTATGGTCGGTTCCCGACTTTAATTATAACAAACCATTTCTTCTACGATTTGAAAAGATTAGCAGATTTAGTTACAGAATCGTTGGATTCAATAGAAAAGCGATTATATGACTTACCTCCGGCGCTATGAAATATTGAAGTAAATTGCAATTATGGCTAACTCAACTAAAACCGTTAGAAAGAACCAAAAAGTAGCAAATGAACTGATCAGAAGAAGTAACCAAATTATTAATCAATCGAATTCAAAACCTGCATTTGGACGCTGTATAGGCACTTAAGGCATAAAAAAAGCTCCTTAGAGAATTCTAAGAAGCTTTTAAGTGTGGTACCAACTGGGATCGAACCAGTGACACAAGGATTTTCAGTCCTTTGCTCTACCATCTGAGCTATGGTACCAAACCGTTCCCGTGTTTGGGGAGTGCAAATGTAGCCTTTTTTTTATGTTTGAAAATTTTTTTTTGAAAAAAGTTTCTATTTGTGTGCCGGGTTTAAATAATTGTGCAGGTAATCAGCTAATTAATTTTCAAATATTTTTTCAATCCCAAAACATTTCGTGCTTTAAACAATTCATTTAACTTTGAGAAAAATACTATGCACGCATAATGATTGCTCAGCTTATATTTATTATCATCCTGGGGGTTGCCATTTACTTCTTCGGTAAAAATGTGTCTAAAATAAGGCGCAATATTTTGCTTGGTAAAGACACGGACCGTAACGATCGGCCGGCCTTGCGCTGGAAAGTGATGGCCAAAATTGCCCTGGGGCAAACCAAAATGGTTAAGCGCCCCGTAGCGGCGGTAATGCACTTTTTTATTTATATAGGTTTTATTATCATCAATCTTGAAGTGCTGGAGATCATGATTGATGGAGTTTTTGGTTCTCACCGCATCTTTGCGCACCCGCTTGGCGGTTTGTATGGTTTTTTAATAGGCGGTTTCGAGGTGCTTGCAGTACTGGTACTTACGGCATGTATCGTTTTCCTGTGCAGGCGCAATGTTGTGCACCTGAAACGGTTTACAGGTGCAGAAATGACCCAATGGCCAAAATCTGATGCTAATTACATCCTCATTACCGAGATATTGCTCATGACCGCTTTCCTGACTATGAATGCGGCCGATTATAAATTACAACTGCTGCATTTTGGCCACTATGTCACCGCCGGAAGCTTCCCGGTGAGTTCATTGCTGGCGCCGTTGCTGCCAGGTAGCGCTTCGGCATTGGTAATTACCGAGCGGGTTTGCTGGTGGTTCCATATTGTCGGGATCTTGTGTTTCTTAAATTACCTGCCATATTCAAAGCATTTTCATATCCTGCTGGCTTTCCCCAATACGTACTATTCAAACCTGAACCCTAAAGGTAAATTTACCAATATGGCATCGGTTACCAATGAGGTTAAGGCCATGCTTGATCCTTCTTTCGTGCCCGAAAACACCGGCGAGCCCGCCCGTTTTGGCGCAAAGGATGTAACAGACCTTACCTGGAAAAACCTGATGGAGGCTTATACCTGCACCGAATGCGGCAGGTGCACCTCGGTTTGCCCGGCCAACATTACCGGCAAATTGCTGTCGCCACGGAAAATTATGATGGATACCCGCGACCGTATTACCGAGATCGGCAATAACATTGATAAGCATGGTAAAGACTTCCAGGACGATAAAGCACTGCTTGATAATTACATTACCCGCGAAGAGCTTTGGGCCTGTACAAGTTGTAATGCCTGTGTGGAAGCTTGTCCGGTAAACATCAATCCGCTGGAGATCATAACCGAAATGCGCCGTTATATTGTGATGGAAGAGTCGCAGGCCCCGGCGAGTTTAAACAATATGTTTGGCAACGTAGAAAACAATGGTGCCCCATGGAAATATAGCCAGGCCGACAGGTTTAACTGGGCTGATGAATAAATTCATTAAGTCATTTGTCATTAAATCATTGTATGGTGGCTAATGACTTAATGACGAAATGACCCAATGACTAATTTATGAGTGAAATAAAGATACCTACCATGGCCGAAATGGCTGCACAAGGGAAAGAACCTGAGATATTGTTTTGGGTTGGGTGTGCCGGCAGCTTTGATGAACGGGCCCGCAAAATTACGCGTGATATCTGTAAGATCTTGCAGCATGTGGGTATTAGCTATGCAGTTTTAGGTACTGAAGAAAACTGCACGGGCGATCCTGCCAAACGTGCAGGAAATGAATTCCTGTTCCAGATGCAGGCCATGATGAATATCCAGGTGCTGGACGGTTATAACATCAAAAAAATAGTTACCGGTTGCCCGCATTGTTTTAACACTATAAAAAATGAATATCCCGGTTTGGGTGGCAATTACGAAGTGATCCATCACACGCAGTTAATTCAGGGCCTGATAAACGATGGGAAGCTTAAAGCTGAAGGCGGGGAAAGCTTTAAAGGTAAAAGGATCACCTATCATGACCCGTGTTATTTAGGCCGGGGAAATGATGTTTACGAAGCTCCGCGTGCCGCACTTGAAATATTAGATACCGAACTGGTTGAAATGAAACGCTGCAAATCAAACGGCTTGTGCTGCGGTGCAGGCGGCGCGCAAATGTTTAAAGAACCAGAGCCAGGCAAAAAAGATATCAATATAGAGCGTATTGCCGATGTTATTGAAGCCAAAGCACAGGTGGTAGCTGCTGCTTGTCCGTTTTGTATGACCATGCTTACCGATGGCGTAAAAAATCAGGATAAAGAACAGGAGATCAAAGTGCTGGATATTGCCGAGATAACGGTAAGGGCTAACGGTTTATAAACCTTTCATCCTGAAATAATTCAACGCACTTTTCAAGCTATCAAACCTGGCTGTGTTCATATTATGCACGGGCAGGCCAAGTGTAGTGGCCATTGAGTCGATATTGCCATCGGGGTCTTCGTAAGTTTGTACAATGATATCATCGGTTTGGGTATTGAATTTGAGCGTGCCCGTGGTATCGCTGACCAGGTAATCAACATTAGCGAGACGGTGCAGATTGAAAGAAAAATATTCCTGTTTACCCTGTTGATAAGTTTTCCTCAAACGTAAAAAATAGTCGTTGGTAAGGGTAATCTCCCACTTTTTAAGGTTGATATCGGGCGCGGGGTTAAATGAGCTGCTGAGGCATTTATTGCTCCAGTTTAACCATTCCTGTTCGCTCATTTCGGCTTTAAAACCGTAATTTAGCGCAATAAGGGCTAAAAGTGATGTAATGAGCGCGGTTTTTCCAATTGAAGGCAGAATTGATATTTTCATGACAACAAAATGTAACCCGAAGTTAATAAATTGATATTTTTGGAAATGAAATTTTCTCCACAGTCAAGAGTTTGGATCTATCAGTCGAACAGGAAATTAACCGACCTGGAAGTACAGCAGATACAGCCCGAACTGGACAGGTTTGCCACCAACTGGACAGCTCACAATAACCAGTTGAAAGCCAAAGGCGAGGTACGGTATAACCGTTTTTTTATTTTGATAGTTGACGAAAGCCAGGCCGGCGCCAGCGGGTGCTCTATCGATAAATCGGTTCACTTTATGCAGCAGGTGCAGCAGCATTTGGGCATCAACCTTTTCGACAGGTTTAATTTGGCTTACCGCGATGGGGAAGAGGTGCTTTCGTTACCCCGTCATGATTTTGAGGCCAAACTAAAAGAGGGCAGTATCAATAAGGAAACTGTTGTTTACAATAACCTGGTGCAAAATTTAACCGAGCTCGAAACCAAATGGGAAGTGCCGTTTAAGGACAGCTGGCATATCCAGTTGTTCCGTGATATTGTAACAGCATAACAAATTGCTCACTAATTTTTCGAATTATAGCGAATTACACGAATTTTTAATTTGAATAAAGATTCGTGTAATCCGCTATTATTGTATAAGCCCTGCAAGTCATTCGTGTAGAAATATTTATTTCTTCTTAGCTGGAGTAATGATCGGTTTTACAATGTCTTTTTTGCCCGATTGATAATCAGAAGGGGCTTTGCTGTTACCTTCGGCGGCTGGTTTCTTTTTTTCTTTGGTAGATTGCTTGTTCTTGCTCATGATTTTTATTTTAATGTTTGATTTTTTAGCGGATTATTGATATTTGTATCCGTTAATAGTGATAGCGGCAGGACAAAATGAAACGGACGGTATATACTGCCCGATGGTGAGGAGAGAAACAGATCGCTTTAATTTTAAAACGTATATCTTTACACGTATTATTAATGCGTTTTAATTAAAGGTAGAGGTTTTAAAGCACATAACCCGTAAAGAAACAGCGATTTATATTATATAAAATTTAATGTAGCGCTGCACGCATAAATGCTTAACTTTGCGATAAATTTTTGATACAAACTATTTATACCATACTTTATAAAATAAGCTAAAAAATGAAAGGCTTCATCTCAACCAAAACTTACGGATTTTTAAATTACGTTGTAGCCCTGTTAATGATTTCAACCTTATGGACTTTCGGTGGTACCCTGCATGTTGGCGGTGCTGCTTTGTTTCTTCCTTTGATAATTGGTTGGTTGCAATTGATCATGGCTATCTTTGCTAAAAACGAAATGGGTTTCATTAAACAATTCCCGATGGTTATGCACAATGCTGGTGACGTACTTATGGGGTCGTTTTTATTTTGCTCACCATGGGTTTATGCCTTTTCTGATAAAATGGTATTGCCTCAATTGATTTTTGGTGCATACCTTTTAATTGTAGGTTGCTTTACCAAAGGTTCTCCATTTATTAATCCACAGGTAGAAGAAGATCATGGCGTAAGCTATAATGCTTAATCCTTTTTCTTGAAAAATATAAAACAAAAGAGGCGCTTATGCGCCTCTTTTGTTTTATATGCCAAGCTCTTTTGAGCGTTGTTCTTCCCGCTGGTTACGCATGATTTTGGTAAAACCACGGTGATTGTGCTGCTCATCAAACAGCGGGAAAACCAACCCGCTGCCCCAGAAACGTGTGCCATCCTTGCGTACATGGTAACGTTCGTCAATGGCGCGGCCCAGGCTCAGGGCCTTTTTTAATTCGGCTTCGGGTTTACCTTCAGCTATATCTTCGGGGGTGAAAAAGATCCGGGCGCTAAGGCCTAAAACTTCCTGCCCGGCATAGCCAAGCACCTTTTGGGCGCCGGTGTTCCAGCTGTTGATATCGCCGTTTTTATCAGTGGTGATCACCGCGTAATCTTCCAGGCTGTCCAGCACCTGCCTGAAAAAGTCTTCGCTCATCCTAAAATAAGTGTCGTTAAAAATATCCTGACCGGTTATGGTATCATCAAAGGTTTGATATTCGATAAAGATGCTCGTATTATCAACTCCGCAGGCAAGCTGCATAGGCTCGCGGGTTATGCGGTAAAAAGTTTCAAAGCCTGCCGGTAGCTTATTTAGCTCCGGCTTTTCTTTTATGGGTACAAGCGTTATATCAACAGCCTCATCTTCCTGTTGATTAAGGTTGATCTTAACCAGTACATATTCGTAGCCTTTTTCAATCAGATCGCCAAGTAGTTGTGAGGTTAACGGAGTGCGCATTTTTGTAGTAGATTAATCCTTTGAAAAGCTTTAAGCACAAAAATGACACCAGTTATCAATTTATAGGTGATAAGGCAATTGTTATTATTAAAAAACCTCGTTAAGTCCTAAAAAGAAACCACTTGAACCGTATGTGCCTTTACCATAATCAATACAAAGGTTTGACCGGGTGTATTTATTAAACAACAACCGTAAGCCAAGGCCCGCTCCGGGCTCCCAATACCTGAACAGCTTTACCCTTTGCTGGTTGTTGGCGGTTTCAACATTTACAAAAGTAACAGCGCTTAATAGTTTGTTAGCAGTTAAGGGAAACCTGTACTCAGCTTCATTATATACAAATGATAAGCCCTTAAATCGCCCGATTATAAATGCCCTGCCTATACGCCCGTAAGCATCACTGCCGGTACCGGGCAGTTCAAGATAGGGGAGTGCACCGCTTAGCAGGTAGTTTGACCAGTGCCAAACGGCAAATACGCACTCGGGGTTAGTTGATGATAAGCTCCAGTATTTTCTGAATTCGAGTTTTACCTGCATGGCATTGCGGTTGCTGCCCAGCCATGTTTGGTTGCTCCGCAAAACTATATCTGCATAAATGCCCCGAAAAGGACGGTTAGGCTGATCGCGGTTATTAAATTGAAAATTAAAAAGTAAGCCGTTGGCCTGGTACGAGCTGACGGGAAAACCGTTGCGGATGCTATAACGGTAATTGTGTGTTTGGGTTATAGGGATCTCTTTACGGTCGTCGTCGATATGGCTGTAATAATTAAAGCTTAGACCGGCGCCTACATATATATGATGTGCCAGTTTACGGTAGATGCGCTCATTGGCCTTGATATATACATAACGGATAGGGAAAGCATCAGGGTTATTTTCAAAATGGGTATTGTTCATGAAAAAGTTGCCTTCGCCAAAGCTGCGCCTGCCGGTGCCGAGGCCGTTATCCATAGCAACAGTTTTACCTATTTGTACAGTGCCCTGGAGGTTCCACTTATTTTCGGCCGAAAAAGCGTTTTGCTTAAACTCAAAAGTGGAGAGCCCGCCTGTAGATAAATAAAAGCCCGCATTAATTACCGAAAGGGTTGTAGATGAAGGGTCGCCAAAATATTTTCCTCCTGACGAGATCACTCCGGCAGCGAACCCTACGCTTGGGTTATAAGCGGCCGATGGCAATACCGACCAATAAGTGCGATTGCGTGACTGCCCGGTAGTTGTGGCGGGTTTACTGCTTTTACCGCTGAATATAGAGGCTAAGATCCCATTGGCGTCTATTTGTGTTTGTAAAGAATCAACCGGATCGGCCAGGGTTTGGGCAAACAGCTTGCAGGTACTTAAAAGTACAAACAAGGTTAAGGTAAGCCGGTAAACAGCGGGAGCCAATTATTCAGGGATTAATTAGTGTTCCTGCTAATATATTTATATCATCTGAATGTAAAAAACTTATTACGAAATAAAAAAGGGGATTAAAGAGGGATTATAAGGTGATATTTTGTAATTAACTAACATCGGCCCCGCTCTTGGCCGCGGGAGGGCCAGATACTTTTGTCTTGACACAAAAGTATCCAAAAAGTCAAGTCAACAAAGAGGCTTCTTTGCCGCACTTCCCCTCCTGAAGCCCGTCGCAAGGCCTTTGCCCCACAAATCGGCCAGAACCACGGGCTGCTAAACACTGCCGCCACTTCGTTCGCACAGCCCGTGCTTCGGCAATGTTTGCTAATGCCCCTGCAACCGCACGAGGCCATCATGTTCTGCCCGATTTCGCCCGAAGCTTATTGTTGACGGGGGTAAGAAGTAAACTTGTGTTAATATAACTTTAGTTGAATTGGATATCACTGCTTCCGTGTTAGGGATAGTAGCGGATACCGGCCAATGCGCATAAGGCTTGCAGGCGTATGAGCGGAAAGCCCGGGCCGTTAGCTAACGGCAACACCATTATGAACCATGATTTTTAGGATTTAAGGATTGTCAGGATTTTTCGGTTTGAACCCGAATTAAACGAATTGTTGAATTTTTTCGAATCTCTAAAATTTTCACTATTCGCAAAATTCAACAAATTCAGGTTCATACAAAATAAAACCCCGACAATCTCCGAATCTCCCCAATCCCCGTTCAGTCCAAACAATCCTGCCATCCGTCAATCAGGAAAATCATGGTTCAGATATTTCCTTAAAAACTATTTGCTAATAACGTAATTAACCCTATCTTTGCAGTCCCGAAAATACGGGGTATAGTAAACGTTTAAACAATTTAATTTAAAGCAAGTGAATACGTTAAGTTACAAAACTGTCTCAGCCAACAAAAAAACCGTTAACAAACAATGGGTTGTTGTTGACGCCGAAGGCGAGATTTTGGGGCGCTTGTCTACGAAGATCGCAATGATCATTCGTGGTAAAACCAAGCCTGATTTCACCCCAAACGTAGACTGTGGTGATAATGTGATCGTTATCAACGCAGACAAGGTAAAACTGACCGGTAACAAACTGAGTGACAAAACTTATGTTAGGTACACTGGATATCCAGGTGGTCAGCGTTTTATTTCTCCTAAGGAGTTATTGGCGAAACATCCAACCCGCATCATCGAGAAAGCGGTACGTGGTATGTTACCTAAAAATCGTTTGGGTAAAGCATTATTCGGCAATTTGCATGTATATGCAGGTGCTGAGCATCCTCATGCAGCGCAAAACCCAACAGCCATTTAATTTTTAATTTTTAAGGAGAAAAAAAATGCCAACAACTAACACTTCAGGCAGAAGAAAAACAGCCGTTGCCCGCATCTACCTTACAGAAGGAAATGGTGCGATCATCGTTAACGGTAAAGATTACAAAGAGTATTTCCCTACTTTGCCATTGCAATACATCGTTACTCAGAGCACTGAGGTTTCTGGTAGCACCGGAAAATTTGATGTTAAAGCAAACGTTGCAGGTGGTGGTGTAAAAGGACAGGCAGAAGCCGTTCGTTTAGCTATCGCTAAAGCTATTGTTGAACTTGATGCTGAAAAGAAACCAGCATTACGTGCTAAAGGCTTAATGACCCGCGATGACCGTATGGTTGAGCGTAAGAAACCAGGTCGCAGGAAAGCACGTAAGAGATTCCAATTCAGTAAACGTTAATCAAAGGAGGACAACAAAATGGCAAGAACAACTTATCAGGATTTACTGGACGCTGGTGTACACTTTGGTCACCTTACCCGCAAATGGGATCCGAAAATGTCACAGTACATTTTCATGGAGCGTAACGGTATCCACATTATCGATTTAAATAAAACCTTAACTAAGGTTGAAGAAGCTGCTGCAGCTATAAAACAAATTGTAAAATCAGGCCGTAAGGTATTATTCGTAGCTACAAAGAAACAAGCGAAAGATATCGTTGCTGATTATGCAAAAAGCGTAAACATGCCATACATCACCGAGCGTTGGTTAGGTGGTATGTTAACTAACTTTGCAACTGTACGTAAGTCGATCAAAAAGATGTCAAACATCGATAAATTGACTAAAGACGGTACTTACAGCAACCTTTCTAAAAAAGAGCGTCTGATGATCCAGCGTGAGCGTATCAAATTAGAAACCCTTTTAGGTGGTATCTCTGATCTGAACCGTTTACCGGCTGCATTATTCCTGATCGACGTTAAGAAAGAGCACATTGCGGTTTCAGAAGCATTGAAGTTGAACATCCCTACATTTGCTATGGTTGATACCAACTCTGATCCTTCAAACATCGACTTCCCGATCCCTGCCAATGACGACGCTACAAAATCAATTTCATTGATCACCAGCATCATCATCAAAGCTATCGAAGAAGGTTTAGATGAGCGCAAACGCGAGAAAGAAGACGAAGCTGAAAAAGAAGCAGTAGCTGCAAAAGCTAAAGCTGATGCTCCTGAAGTTAACGAAGGCGGTAAAAGAACCCGTAAAGTTGCTGAAGTAGCTGCTGAAGGCGAAGCTGAAGCTCCGGCTGCTGAAACAGAAGAATAAGCCCCCTAACCCCCTGAAAGGGGAACAAGGAACAAATATTTAAAGCCTCCCTGATTCCGTTAAAAGCATCAGGGAGGATTTTTAATATTAAAAATAGTTGCAGGTTACAGTAGCATAATACCATAGCGGTAACTTGTAACCCGATAAAAAAAATCTTAAAACTCAAAAAAACATGTCTACAGTACAAATTTCTGCAGCCGACGTAAACAAACTGCGCCAGCAAACCGGTGCCGGTATG
It contains:
- a CDS encoding BamA/TamA family outer membrane protein, which gives rise to MAPAVYRLTLTLFVLLSTCKLFAQTLADPVDSLQTQIDANGILASIFSGKSSKPATTTGQSRNRTYWSVLPSAAYNPSVGFAAGVISSGGKYFGDPSSTTLSVINAGFYLSTGGLSTFEFKQNAFSAENKWNLQGTVQIGKTVAMDNGLGTGRRSFGEGNFFMNNTHFENNPDAFPIRYVYIKANERIYRKLAHHIYVGAGLSFNYYSHIDDDRKEIPITQTHNYRYSIRNGFPVSSYQANGLLFNFQFNNRDQPNRPFRGIYADIVLRSNQTWLGSNRNAMQVKLEFRKYWSLSSTNPECVFAVWHWSNYLLSGALPYLELPGTGSDAYGRIGRAFIIGRFKGLSFVYNEAEYRFPLTANKLLSAVTFVNVETANNQQRVKLFRYWEPGAGLGLRLLFNKYTRSNLCIDYGKGTYGSSGFFLGLNEVF
- the rpsB gene encoding 30S ribosomal protein S2 — translated: MARTTYQDLLDAGVHFGHLTRKWDPKMSQYIFMERNGIHIIDLNKTLTKVEEAAAAIKQIVKSGRKVLFVATKKQAKDIVADYAKSVNMPYITERWLGGMLTNFATVRKSIKKMSNIDKLTKDGTYSNLSKKERLMIQRERIKLETLLGGISDLNRLPAALFLIDVKKEHIAVSEALKLNIPTFAMVDTNSDPSNIDFPIPANDDATKSISLITSIIIKAIEEGLDERKREKEDEAEKEAVAAKAKADAPEVNEGGKRTRKVAEVAAEGEAEAPAAETEE
- the rplM gene encoding 50S ribosomal protein L13, whose product is MNTLSYKTVSANKKTVNKQWVVVDAEGEILGRLSTKIAMIIRGKTKPDFTPNVDCGDNVIVINADKVKLTGNKLSDKTYVRYTGYPGGQRFISPKELLAKHPTRIIEKAVRGMLPKNRLGKALFGNLHVYAGAEHPHAAQNPTAI
- the rpsI gene encoding 30S ribosomal protein S9 — protein: MPTTNTSGRRKTAVARIYLTEGNGAIIVNGKDYKEYFPTLPLQYIVTQSTEVSGSTGKFDVKANVAGGGVKGQAEAVRLAIAKAIVELDAEKKPALRAKGLMTRDDRMVERKKPGRRKARKRFQFSKR